In one Gracilinanus agilis isolate LMUSP501 chromosome 6, AgileGrace, whole genome shotgun sequence genomic region, the following are encoded:
- the GUCY1B1 gene encoding guanylate cyclase soluble subunit beta-1, giving the protein MFGKMFFVFCQESGYDTILRVLGSNVREFLQNLDALHDHLATIYPGMRAPSFRCTDAEKGKGLILHYYSEREGLQDIVIGIIKTVAQQIHGTEIDMKVIQQRNEECDHTQFLIEEKESKEEDFYEDLDRFEENGTQESRISPYTFCKAFPFHIIFDRDLVVTQCGNAIYRVLPQLQPGNCSLLSVFSLVRPHIDISFHGILSHINTVFVLRSKEGLLDVEKLECEDELTGTEISCLRLKGQMIYLPEAESILFLCSPSVMNLDDLTRRGLYLSDIPLHDATRDLVLLGEQFREEYKLTQELEILTDRLQLTLRALEDEKKKTDTLLYSVLPPSVANELRHKRPVPAKRYDNVTILFSGIVGFNAFCSKHASGEGAMKIVNLLNDLYTRFDILTDSRKNPFVYKVETVGDKYMTVSGLPEPCIHHARSICHLALDMMEIAGQVQVDGESVQITIGIHTGEVVTGVIGQRMPRYCLFGNTVNLTSRTETTGEKGKINVSEYTYRCLMTPDNSDPQFHLEHRGPVSMKGKKEPMQVWFLSRKSTEDEETKQDES; this is encoded by the exons AACCTTGATGCTCTCCATGACCACCTTGCTACTATCTATCCAGGTATGCGCGCACCTTCCTTTAGGTGCACTGATGCTGAAAAGGGCAAAGGACTCATTCTGCACTACTACTCAGAGAGAGAAGGACTACAGGACATTGTCATTGGCATCATCAAAACTGTAGCCCAACAGATACATGGCACTGAAATCGACATGAAG GTTATTcaacaaagaaatgaagaatgtgACCATACACaatttttaattgaagaaaaggAATCTAAGGAAGAAGATTTTTATGAAGATCTTGACAGATTTGAAGAAAATGGTACCCAGGAATCCCGCATCAGCCCTTATACTTTCTGCAAAGCTTTTCCTTTTCATATAATATTTGACAGGGATCTAGTAGTAACTCAATGTGGAAATGCCATATACAGAGTGCTTCCCCAG CTTCAGCCTGGAAATTGCAGTCTATTATCCGTCTTCTCTCTGGTTCGTCCTCATATTGATATCAGTTTCCACGGGATCCTCTCACATATCAACACTGTATTTGTCTTGAGAAGCAAG GAAGGATTATTGGATGTGGAGAAGCTGGAGTGTGAAGATGAGCTGACTGGGACTGAGATCAGTTGCTTACGCCTCAAGGGGCAAATGATCTACTTACCTGAAGCAGAGAGCATTCTTTTCCTGTGTTCTCCAAG TGTGATGAATCTGGATGACCTAACGAGGAGAGGTCTCTATTTGAGTGACATCCCTCTGCACGATGCCACCCGTGATCTGGTTCTTTTGGGAGAACAGTTCCGAGAGGAGTATAAGCTGACACAAGAACTGGAAATCCTCACAGACAGACTACAGCTCACTCTGAGAGCTctggaagatgaaaagaaaaagacagacac GTTATTATATTCTGTCCTTCCACCTTCAGTTGCTAATGAGCTGAGACATAAACGTCCAGTGCCTGCCAAGAGGTATGACAATGTCACTATCCTATTCAGCGGAATTGTGGGATTCAATGCCTTCTGCAGCAAGCATGCATCTGGAGAAGGAGCAATGAAGATCGTCAATCTTCTAAATGACCTCTACACCAGATTCGACATACTGACTGATTCACGAAAAAATCCATTTGTCTATAAG GTGGAGACTGTCGGTGATAAATATATGACTGTGAGTGGCTTGCCAGAGCCTTGTATCCACCATGCCCGCTCCATTTGCCACTTGGCCCTTGACATGATGGAAATAGCTGGCCAGGTTCAGGTAGATGGAGAATCTGTGCAG ATAACAATtggaatccatactggagaggtAGTGACTGGTGTCATAGGCCAGAGGATGCCTCGATACTGCCTCTTTGGGAACACTGTTAACCTTACAAGCAGGACAGAAACCAcaggagaaaaggggaagatcAATGTGTCCGAGTACACCTATCG ATGTCTTATGACACCAGATAATTCAGACCCACAGTTTCATCTGGAACACAGAGGACCAGTATCCATGAAGGGTAAAAAAGAGCCAATGCAAGTTTGGTTTCTATCCAGAAAAAGTACAGAGGATGAG gaaacaaAACAAGATGAGAGCTGA